Proteins encoded in a region of the Planococcus citri chromosome 1, ihPlaCitr1.1, whole genome shotgun sequence genome:
- the LOC135845386 gene encoding speckle-type POZ protein-like gives MVYEKYFYKLFESIKPRKKNKKPNPKSDCLPTEIQHHTTTQIHKVNFTWTIDELDFHITKKEFLKSPRFSAITNEECKWRLVCLPYDKLHRPNSDNLVSIYACLFFIPARTDAKALVKSDICFLNSQQKEVFRSTARPIDKFDNNQVLTMPIRLKKKHILPGNKLTIRLNLTYTNIDDFNNKNNTPKPAPQRQLRERLEKFAILYRKDKCKDVVISVNGKNHLAHKVTLAAYSPIFASIFEKTPEKGKITQVNIPDVNEEAFCEILKYIKTGKLPVENNTVDLFILATEFILKELQLEVLRFMHDKYQWCTLTEI, from the exons atggtttatgaaaagtatttttataaacttttcgAAAGCATCAAACCTCGTAAAAAA AATAAAAAACCTAACCCGAAATCAGATTGTTTGCCAACTGAAATCCAGCACCACACAACGACTCAGATACATAAAGTCAATTTTACTTGGACAATAGACGAATTAGATTTTCACATAACGAAAAAGGAGTTCCTAAAATCGCCCAGATTTTCAGCCATTACCAACGAAGAATGTAAATGGCGTTTGGTCTGTTTGCCCTATGATAAACTTCATAGGCCAAATAGCGACAACCTCGTGTCAATCTACGCATGCCTATTTTTTATTCCGGCTCGTACAGACGCTAAAGCACTCGTAAAAAGTGATATTTGTTTTCTGAATAGCCAACAAAAAGAAGTATTTCGAAGTACGGCGAGAccaattgataaatttgatAACAACCAGGTACTCACTATGCctattcgtttgaaaaaaaaacatattttaccCGGAAATAAATTGACCATTCGACTCAACTTAACATACACAAACATTGACGactttaataataaaaataatacaccaAAACCTGCACCACAACGTCAACTTCGCGAACGTTTAGAAAAGTTCGCCATACTGTATAGAAAGGACAAATGCAAGGACGTCGTAATTTCAGTCAACGGTAAGAATCACTTAGCCCATAAAGTTACTTTGGCCGCATACAGTCCAATTTTTGCTTCGATCTTCGAAAAAACACCGGAGAAAGGAAAAATCACCCAAGTAAATATTCCCGATGTAAACGAAGAAgcgttttgtgaaattttaaaatacattaaGACCGGAAAATTGCCCGTCGAAAACAACACCGtagatttattcattttagcTACTGAATTTATCTTGAAAGAATTGCAACTCGAAGTGTTGCGTTTTATGCATGACAAATATCAGTGGTGTACTTTAACCGAAATTTAA